In one window of Shewanella goraebulensis DNA:
- a CDS encoding methyl-accepting chemotaxis protein, whose protein sequence is MSDIKANNIEQPLTDECILLSTTDLNGNIKYANQAFADISEFTTDELHGKPHNIVRHPDMPKAAFESLWQRVKDGKPWCGIVKNKTKTGKYYWVNAYISPVFENGRLHELQSVRRKPSREHIASAENIYQQLNEGKEPAAITPPLFSFTGALCLWAVLISLIGVVSSLIMPTLVAAFFIPLLAGFGIYFLTRPLKELENKATNIIDDPIACGIFSSTQNEIGKIDLALNYLVTEMGGVVGRMADSASSISEESQQLNETIANTRERVQEQTQQTSQAATAMEEMTTSFAEVNENTRQTAQEITTSHTAANLGHNSMVKVVSSIGELRKEVVHFSTVVDTIERDSKSIASVLGEIKGIAEQTNLLALNAAIEAARAGESGRGFAVVADEVRQLSKRTSESTAEIENIVSNFQQSTKKATESMEAGQRQADTSVALAEEADGAFDQLLASINRIQEMAELNAAAMNQQTTVAEEISRSILQIDELSKLTLIQTDDTQNKCEQMSRLANKTRHLSRQFWTQTIERTK, encoded by the coding sequence ATGAGTGATATCAAGGCAAACAACATAGAACAACCACTGACGGACGAGTGCATTTTACTTTCTACCACTGATTTGAATGGTAATATCAAATACGCCAATCAAGCCTTTGCAGATATCTCTGAGTTCACGACAGATGAACTCCACGGAAAACCACACAATATAGTTCGTCACCCTGATATGCCTAAAGCCGCTTTTGAATCCTTGTGGCAACGGGTCAAAGACGGAAAACCTTGGTGCGGCATCGTTAAAAATAAAACTAAAACCGGTAAATACTATTGGGTGAATGCCTATATCTCACCAGTATTTGAAAATGGCCGCTTACATGAGCTGCAATCTGTAAGGCGTAAACCTAGTCGTGAGCATATCGCCTCAGCGGAGAACATTTACCAGCAACTCAACGAAGGTAAAGAGCCTGCTGCAATCACTCCACCTCTATTCAGTTTTACTGGAGCATTATGCTTATGGGCAGTGCTTATCTCGCTAATAGGAGTTGTCTCTTCACTAATAATGCCGACACTCGTCGCTGCATTTTTCATCCCTTTATTGGCGGGTTTTGGAATTTACTTCCTAACGCGTCCACTAAAAGAACTTGAGAACAAAGCAACCAACATTATTGATGATCCCATTGCCTGCGGCATTTTTTCGTCAACTCAAAATGAAATCGGCAAAATTGATTTAGCACTAAATTACCTCGTCACGGAAATGGGCGGTGTAGTTGGGCGTATGGCTGATTCAGCCTCATCAATTAGTGAAGAAAGTCAGCAGCTAAATGAAACGATTGCTAACACCCGTGAAAGAGTTCAGGAACAAACACAGCAAACTAGCCAAGCCGCAACAGCAATGGAAGAGATGACCACCAGCTTTGCTGAAGTAAACGAGAACACTCGACAAACTGCCCAAGAAATCACCACAAGTCATACAGCAGCTAATTTAGGCCATAACAGCATGGTCAAAGTGGTGAGTTCAATTGGCGAGCTACGTAAGGAAGTGGTTCACTTTTCAACTGTCGTTGATACTATCGAGCGCGACAGTAAGTCCATTGCCAGTGTGCTAGGAGAAATCAAAGGTATTGCTGAGCAAACAAACTTACTGGCCTTAAACGCAGCCATTGAGGCAGCAAGAGCCGGTGAAAGTGGTAGAGGATTTGCTGTAGTTGCCGATGAAGTCAGACAGTTATCAAAAAGAACCAGTGAGTCCACCGCTGAAATAGAAAATATAGTGTCTAATTTTCAGCAAAGTACTAAAAAAGCCACTGAATCCATGGAAGCGGGACAACGACAAGCTGACACTTCCGTCGCACTAGCAGAAGAGGCTGACGGAGCATTTGATCAGCTACTGGCATCAATAAATCGAATTCAGGAAATGGCTGAGTTAAATGCTGCAGCTATGAACCAGCAAACCACTGTTGCAGAAGAAATCAGTCGCTCAATTTTACAAATCGATGAGCTTTCAAAACTTACCTTAATTCAAACCGATGACACCCAAAATAAGTGTGAACAAATGAGCCGATTAGCCAATAAAACTCGTCATTTATCGAGACAATTTTGGACACAAACAATCGAGCGCACCAAATAA
- a CDS encoding CotH kinase family protein, protein MFSPLLYSLFQTGCKPFRQLLIIPLTSLCLLTACDSSDDTSSEETVITVPDTEIETPVEEYNDTDFEASDWTDDTHSKSADANFDEVFADNEVKRLDVVVTEDRWTIMLNDMTDTYGTFGTTTNSNNLVDTDDNPIMVPADIYYEDKQWYRVGIRFKGNSSLQTSWQQGVLKLSFKLDFDEFEDYYPQIDNQRFYGFKKLSLKNNYDDESQLREKVAADVFKDAGLAVSHTAFYTLYIDHGDGPEYFGLYTLVEEVDDTVIDTQFSSDDGNLYKPEDDGATFIEGSFSEDSFEKKTNEDDEDWSDILALFDALHDDTATSDPVTWRENLEAIFDVDVFLKYLAVNGVIQNWDTYGLMPHNYYLYNDPDTNKLTWIPWDNNEALQTGKMGGALELDFSDLDSNSWPLIAKIYADDTYRERYNQYLSDVISDSYETNKMQAIYDSYSALIEPYATTELTGYSFLESANDFFQAVDDLSEHAESRTDAVIDYLNTQ, encoded by the coding sequence ATGTTCAGTCCCCTTCTCTATTCGCTTTTTCAAACGGGATGTAAACCATTTCGGCAACTATTAATTATACCGCTTACTAGCTTATGCCTATTAACTGCTTGTGATAGCTCAGATGATACCAGCAGCGAAGAGACTGTAATAACAGTACCTGACACTGAAATTGAAACACCGGTTGAGGAGTATAACGATACTGATTTTGAAGCAAGCGATTGGACCGATGACACCCATAGCAAAAGTGCAGATGCCAACTTTGATGAAGTATTTGCTGACAATGAAGTAAAACGCCTTGATGTGGTGGTCACTGAAGATCGCTGGACCATCATGCTTAACGATATGACTGATACTTATGGCACTTTTGGTACAACGACTAATTCAAACAACCTTGTAGATACAGATGACAACCCCATTATGGTGCCAGCTGATATTTATTACGAAGATAAACAATGGTATCGAGTAGGCATCCGTTTTAAGGGAAACTCGTCACTGCAAACCAGCTGGCAACAAGGCGTACTCAAGTTATCTTTTAAGTTAGATTTTGATGAGTTTGAAGACTACTACCCACAAATCGACAATCAACGATTTTATGGCTTTAAAAAGTTAAGTCTTAAAAATAATTACGATGATGAGTCGCAGTTACGTGAAAAAGTTGCCGCCGATGTATTTAAAGATGCAGGTTTAGCCGTCTCTCACACCGCTTTTTATACTTTATATATCGACCATGGTGATGGCCCTGAATACTTTGGCTTATATACCCTTGTGGAAGAAGTCGATGACACGGTAATTGATACTCAATTTAGCAGTGATGATGGTAACTTATATAAGCCTGAGGATGATGGTGCGACCTTTATTGAAGGATCTTTCAGTGAAGACAGTTTTGAAAAGAAAACCAATGAAGATGATGAAGATTGGTCAGATATTTTAGCTTTATTCGACGCATTACATGATGATACAGCGACTTCCGATCCTGTTACTTGGCGTGAAAACCTTGAAGCTATATTTGATGTTGATGTGTTCTTGAAATATCTCGCAGTGAATGGCGTAATTCAAAACTGGGATACTTACGGATTAATGCCCCATAATTATTATCTTTACAACGATCCAGACACAAACAAATTAACTTGGATCCCATGGGATAATAATGAGGCATTACAAACGGGTAAAATGGGCGGTGCATTAGAACTTGATTTCTCTGATTTAGACTCAAATTCTTGGCCATTGATAGCCAAAATCTATGCTGATGACACATACCGGGAACGCTATAACCAGTATTTATCTGACGTTATTAGCGATAGCTATGAAACCAATAAAATGCAGGCAATTTATGACAGTTACTCAGCATTAATAGAGCCTTATGCCACAACAGAGTTAACAGGTTACTCATTTTTAGAGTCTGCAAATGACTTTTTTCAAGCAGTTGATGATTTATCTGAACATGCTGAAAGTCGAACAGACGCCGTAATCGATTACTTAAACACGCAATAG
- the pfaD gene encoding eicosapentaenoate synthase subunit PfaD gives MTISTQNEKLSPWPWQVAPSDASFDNAAIGKKLKELSQACYLVNHPEKGLGISQNAQVMTESINSQQDLPVSAFAPALGTQSLGDSNFRRVHGVKYAYYAGAMANGISSEELVIALGQAGILCSFGAAGLIPSRVEQAINRIQTALPNGPYMFNLIHSPSEPALERGSVELFLKHKVRTVEASAFLGLTPQIVYYRAAGLSRDAQGEVVIANKVIAKVSRTEVASKFMQPAPAKMLQKLVDEGLITPEQMELAQLIPMADDVTAEADSGGHTDNRPLVTLLPTILALKDKIQAEYQYKTPIRVGCGGGVGTPGAALATFNMGAAYIVTGSINQACVEAGASEHTRKLLATTEMADVTMAPAADMFEMGVKLQVVKRGTLFPMRANKLYEIYTRYESIEAIPAEEREKLEKQVFRSTLDDIWAGTVAHFNERDPKQIERAEGNPKRKMALIFRWYLGLSSRWSNSGEAGREMDYQIWAGPALGAFNEWAKGSYLDDYTQRNAVDLAKHLMHGAAYQARVNLLTAQGVALPVELQRWSPLDQVK, from the coding sequence ATGACTATTAGCACTCAAAACGAAAAGCTTTCTCCATGGCCTTGGCAAGTAGCCCCAAGTGATGCCAGCTTTGATAATGCCGCTATCGGTAAAAAATTAAAAGAATTGTCTCAGGCGTGTTATCTAGTTAACCACCCTGAAAAAGGCTTAGGTATTTCGCAAAACGCACAAGTAATGACTGAAAGCATAAACAGCCAACAGGATTTACCTGTCAGTGCATTTGCGCCAGCACTCGGCACTCAAAGCCTAGGCGACAGTAACTTCCGCCGCGTTCACGGTGTTAAATACGCCTATTATGCTGGTGCGATGGCCAATGGTATTTCATCTGAAGAGTTAGTGATTGCATTAGGTCAAGCAGGCATTTTATGCTCGTTCGGCGCAGCTGGCTTAATTCCATCACGCGTTGAACAAGCCATTAACCGCATTCAAACCGCACTTCCAAATGGCCCGTACATGTTTAACTTAATCCATAGTCCAAGTGAACCTGCGCTTGAGCGTGGCAGTGTTGAGCTGTTTTTAAAACATAAAGTGCGCACGGTAGAAGCTTCTGCATTTTTAGGCTTAACCCCGCAAATTGTCTATTACCGCGCTGCTGGTTTAAGCCGTGATGCCCAAGGTGAAGTGGTAATTGCCAACAAGGTTATTGCCAAAGTGAGCCGCACAGAAGTGGCGAGTAAGTTTATGCAACCAGCTCCTGCTAAAATGCTGCAAAAACTGGTTGATGAAGGCTTAATCACACCTGAGCAAATGGAGCTCGCACAGCTTATTCCTATGGCTGATGACGTGACTGCCGAGGCTGATTCTGGCGGCCATACTGATAACCGTCCGTTAGTCACGCTATTACCAACAATTTTGGCGCTTAAAGACAAAATCCAAGCCGAGTACCAATACAAAACACCTATTCGTGTGGGTTGTGGCGGCGGTGTCGGTACCCCTGGTGCAGCATTAGCAACCTTTAATATGGGCGCTGCGTATATTGTGACAGGCTCAATCAACCAAGCTTGTGTTGAAGCGGGCGCCAGTGAACACACTCGTAAGTTACTTGCCACTACAGAAATGGCCGATGTCACCATGGCACCTGCTGCTGATATGTTCGAAATGGGCGTTAAGCTACAAGTGGTAAAACGTGGCACCTTATTCCCTATGCGTGCTAATAAACTTTATGAGATTTATACCCGTTATGAGTCGATTGAAGCCATCCCTGCCGAAGAACGTGAAAAACTTGAAAAACAAGTATTCCGTTCAACCCTTGATGATATTTGGGCCGGCACTGTGGCTCACTTTAACGAGCGTGATCCAAAGCAAATCGAACGTGCAGAAGGTAACCCTAAGCGTAAAATGGCGCTTATCTTCCGTTGGTATTTAGGTTTATCAAGCCGTTGGTCTAATTCTGGTGAAGCTGGCCGTGAAATGGATTACCAAATTTGGGCTGGCCCCGCACTTGGCGCGTTCAACGAATGGGCAAAAGGCAGCTATTTAGATGATTATACCCAGCGAAATGCGGTAGACTTAGCAAAACACTTGATGCACGGCGCAGCTTATCAAGCGCGTGTAAACTTACTTACCGCTCAAGGGGTAGCACTACCTGTAGAATTACAGCGTTGGAGCCCGCTTGATCAGGTTAAATAA
- a CDS encoding hotdog fold thioesterase, whose amino-acid sequence MSSQSTNLNTTVPKIAIVGLATQYPDADTPAKFWQNLLDKKDSRSTISSQKLNANPADYQGVQGESDRFYCDKGGYIQNFSFDANGYRIPAEQFSGLDDSFLWATDTARKALNDAGVDITNPQNNGALNRTGIIMGTLSFPTAKSNELFVPLYHSAVEKALQDKLQQPSFTLQPFDSEGFSEQTTPASLSNGAIAHNASKLVADALGLGAAQLSLDAACASSVYSLKLACDYLHTGKADMMLAGAVSGADPFFINMGFSIFHAYPDHGISAPFDSNSKGLFAGEGAGVLVLKRLEDAERDGDHIYALVSGIGLSNDGKGQFVLSPNSDGQVKAFERAYADAAMHDENFGPDNIEVLECHATGTPLGDKVELTSMERFFSDKLNGSKTPLIGSAKSNLGHLLTAAGMPGIMKMIFAMRQGVLPPSINISAPIASPSEMFGPATLPNDVLPWPDKAGNTARHAGVSVFGFGGCNAHLLVESYFAKSHGQSTDTALNTPNKASVTTINAQIPMHITGMASHFGSLSTVNAFADAVNNNQTAFTTLPTKRWKGLDKHPELLQQFGLAHSAPMGAYIDNFDFDFLRFKVPPNEDDRLISQQLLLMKVADEAIHDAKLESGSKVAVLVAMETELELHQFRGRVNLHTQIAASLNAHGVSLSESEYQALETISMDSVLDAAKLNQYTSFIGNIMASRISSLWDFNGPAFTISAGEQSVNRCIDVAQNLLAMESRQEPLDAVIIAAVDLSGSIENIVLKTASIDKVGSNEALNIGEGAGAIVLQAAAIDSEHCDLIHQGLGALDTLDSASTHSYGTIDSLAFGHTDQLSTISDDVLTPVGLAATDIDLLELNQAPDLLNIDNAQMLSQLFSQSATSKAQSCIGHTFAASGIASLLHGLLRTRLNASVQNAHSDNQLSNKPNQKAIIATLSENQCSQLLISQNAEQASAMSTRMNTDIQAQTAKKLSLVKQVSLGGRDIYQHIVDAPLDNIDSIRAKVAKLNPVAPTTVMNLHDRGQFIAPAHANSAPMSANNNSMTTETSMPFSDRSTQFNPTPKVATPTAQAALSALSAQTSLVTSSAATVSQVPPAHLSAFEQNQWLAHQAQLAFLKSREQGLKVADALLKQQVAQANGQPYIAQSAAQAVAPVQAENVLAQPLASAPILRPDHANVPPYTAPIPAEKPCIWNYADLVEYAEGDIAKVFGPDYAVIDNYSRRVRLPTTDYLLVSRVTKLDATMNQYKPCSMTTEYDIPEDAPYLVDGQIPWAVAVESGQCDLMLISYLGIDFENKGERVYRLLDCTLTFLGDLPRGGDTLRYDIKINNFAKNGETLLFFFSYECFVGDKMVLKMDGGCAGFFTDQELDDGKGVIYTEDEIKTREAALNTPNKPRFEPLLHCAQTQFDYGQIHHLLNGDIGSCFTGEHHNHQQASGKQDSLCFASEKFLMIEQVGNLDVHGGAWGLGFIEGHKQLAPDHWYFPCHFQGDQVMAGSLMAEGCGQLLQFFMLHIGMHSLVENGRFQPLENASQKVRCRGQVLPQHGELTYRMEVTEIGTHPRPYAKANIEILLNGKAVVDFQNLGVMIKEESECTRYTADSSETHTTSGTVQKNNSHNTPASLNAPLMAQLPDLNAPTNKGVIPLQHVEAPVLPDYPNRTPDTLPFTAYHMFEFATGDIENCFGPDFSIYRGFIPPRTPCGDLQLTTRVVDIQGKRGELKKTSSCIAEYEVPTDAWYFAKNSHASVMPYSVLMEISLQPNGFISGYMGTTLGFPGQELFFRNLDGSGELLRDVDLRGKTIVNDSKLLSTVIAGSNIIQSFSFDLSVDGEPFYTGSAVFGYFKGDALKNQLGIDNGRITQPWHIDNNVPADITVDLLDKQSRVFHAPANQPHYRLAGGQLNFIDRAEIVDKGGKNGLGYLSASRTIDPSDWFFQFHFHQDPVMPGSLGVEAIIELMQTYAISKDLGKGFTNPKFGQILSDIKWKYRGQINPLNKQMSLDVHISAVKDENGKRIIVGDANLSKDGLRIYEVKDIAICIEEA is encoded by the coding sequence TTGAGTTCTCAATCAACTAATCTAAATACAACAGTCCCCAAGATTGCCATTGTAGGTTTAGCAACTCAGTATCCCGATGCGGATACGCCCGCTAAATTTTGGCAAAACTTATTAGACAAAAAAGACTCTCGAAGCACAATTAGCAGCCAAAAGCTCAATGCAAACCCAGCTGACTATCAAGGTGTGCAAGGTGAGTCTGACCGTTTTTATTGTGATAAAGGCGGCTATATTCAAAACTTCAGTTTTGATGCAAATGGCTATCGTATTCCTGCCGAGCAATTTAGCGGCCTTGATGACAGTTTTTTATGGGCAACCGATACAGCACGTAAAGCATTGAATGATGCTGGTGTTGATATAACAAACCCACAAAACAATGGCGCATTAAACCGCACCGGCATTATCATGGGAACCCTATCGTTTCCAACGGCTAAGTCCAATGAGTTGTTTGTGCCGCTTTATCACAGTGCAGTAGAAAAAGCGTTGCAAGATAAGCTACAACAACCAAGTTTCACATTGCAGCCATTTGATAGTGAAGGATTTAGCGAGCAAACAACGCCAGCTTCTTTGTCTAACGGCGCCATTGCTCACAATGCATCAAAACTAGTGGCCGACGCTCTAGGCTTAGGTGCTGCGCAATTAAGCCTTGATGCTGCTTGTGCAAGCTCGGTTTACTCATTAAAACTTGCCTGTGATTACCTGCATACAGGTAAAGCTGACATGATGCTTGCTGGTGCAGTCTCTGGCGCTGACCCATTCTTTATTAACATGGGTTTTTCCATTTTCCATGCCTACCCTGACCATGGTATTTCAGCGCCATTTGATAGTAATTCAAAAGGCTTGTTTGCTGGTGAAGGTGCTGGTGTTTTAGTCCTTAAACGCCTTGAAGATGCTGAACGTGATGGCGACCATATTTACGCACTCGTTAGCGGTATAGGTTTATCAAATGATGGTAAAGGCCAATTTGTACTGAGCCCAAACAGTGATGGCCAAGTTAAAGCGTTCGAACGTGCTTATGCTGATGCTGCTATGCACGATGAAAACTTTGGCCCAGATAACATTGAGGTGCTTGAGTGTCACGCAACAGGTACGCCATTAGGTGACAAAGTTGAGTTGACTTCAATGGAGCGCTTTTTCAGCGACAAACTCAATGGCAGTAAAACGCCGTTAATTGGTTCAGCTAAGTCTAACTTAGGCCATTTGCTTACTGCTGCAGGTATGCCAGGGATCATGAAAATGATTTTTGCAATGCGCCAAGGTGTTCTGCCGCCAAGTATTAACATCAGCGCACCGATTGCATCACCATCAGAAATGTTTGGCCCTGCAACCTTGCCAAATGATGTTCTACCTTGGCCAGATAAAGCAGGTAATACGGCTCGTCATGCTGGTGTGTCAGTATTTGGTTTTGGTGGTTGTAATGCCCATTTATTGGTTGAGTCATACTTTGCTAAGAGTCATGGCCAGTCAACTGATACTGCGCTCAACACTCCCAATAAGGCAAGTGTAACAACCATCAATGCGCAAATACCGATGCACATTACAGGTATGGCATCGCATTTTGGTTCACTGTCGACGGTTAATGCGTTTGCCGATGCGGTAAATAACAATCAAACCGCATTTACCACATTGCCAACTAAACGCTGGAAAGGCTTAGACAAACACCCTGAGTTGTTGCAGCAATTTGGTTTAGCACATAGTGCACCAATGGGCGCTTATATTGATAACTTTGATTTCGACTTCTTACGCTTTAAAGTGCCACCTAATGAAGATGACCGCTTAATCTCACAGCAATTGTTATTAATGAAAGTGGCTGATGAAGCCATTCATGACGCCAAGCTTGAATCTGGCAGCAAAGTGGCTGTTCTAGTCGCGATGGAAACAGAACTTGAATTACATCAGTTCCGTGGCCGCGTTAATCTGCATACTCAAATTGCAGCAAGCTTAAATGCCCATGGCGTAAGCTTGTCAGAGAGTGAATATCAAGCGCTTGAAACCATATCTATGGACAGTGTGTTAGATGCCGCTAAGTTAAACCAATATACCAGCTTTATTGGTAATATTATGGCGTCACGAATCTCATCGTTATGGGATTTTAATGGCCCAGCCTTTACGATTTCAGCAGGCGAGCAGTCGGTAAATCGTTGTATTGATGTGGCGCAAAATTTATTAGCAATGGAGTCTCGTCAAGAGCCTCTAGATGCAGTGATTATTGCCGCAGTGGATTTATCTGGCAGTATTGAAAATATTGTCCTTAAAACGGCGAGCATTGATAAAGTAGGCTCAAATGAAGCACTTAACATTGGTGAAGGTGCTGGTGCAATAGTGTTGCAAGCAGCCGCGATTGATAGCGAGCACTGCGACCTAATACATCAAGGTTTAGGGGCGTTAGATACTCTTGATTCAGCAAGCACTCACAGTTATGGCACCATCGACAGTTTGGCATTTGGTCATACTGATCAACTTTCAACCATTAGCGATGACGTGTTAACCCCTGTTGGATTAGCCGCAACTGATATTGATTTATTAGAGCTAAACCAAGCACCTGACTTGCTCAATATTGATAATGCGCAAATGCTATCGCAGCTTTTTAGCCAATCGGCCACCAGCAAAGCGCAATCTTGTATCGGACACACTTTTGCCGCTTCCGGTATTGCCAGCTTATTGCATGGCTTATTGAGAACTCGATTGAATGCTTCTGTACAGAACGCTCACTCGGATAACCAACTGAGTAATAAGCCCAACCAAAAGGCCATTATCGCTACCTTGAGCGAAAACCAATGTTCACAACTTCTTATCAGCCAAAATGCTGAACAAGCAAGTGCGATGAGCACTCGTATGAACACTGATATACAAGCGCAAACGGCCAAGAAATTGAGCCTAGTGAAGCAAGTCAGTTTAGGTGGTCGTGACATCTACCAGCATATTGTTGATGCGCCACTGGATAACATTGACAGTATTCGAGCGAAAGTTGCCAAGCTTAACCCTGTTGCACCTACTACTGTGATGAACCTACATGACCGTGGCCAATTTATCGCCCCAGCTCATGCCAATTCAGCGCCTATGTCCGCTAACAATAATTCAATGACTACAGAGACTTCTATGCCGTTTTCTGATCGTTCAACCCAGTTTAACCCTACACCCAAGGTGGCTACGCCTACTGCTCAAGCAGCTCTGTCAGCTCTGTCAGCTCAAACGTCTTTAGTGACGAGCTCTGCTGCAACCGTTAGCCAAGTGCCGCCTGCGCATTTAAGCGCTTTTGAGCAAAACCAATGGTTAGCACATCAAGCACAACTAGCATTTTTAAAGAGCCGTGAGCAAGGCTTAAAAGTCGCTGATGCGCTTTTAAAACAGCAGGTAGCACAAGCAAATGGTCAGCCTTATATTGCCCAATCGGCTGCACAAGCTGTAGCGCCCGTCCAAGCTGAAAATGTATTAGCTCAGCCATTAGCCTCTGCGCCAATCTTGCGTCCGGATCATGCAAATGTGCCGCCGTACACAGCGCCTATTCCAGCGGAAAAGCCATGTATTTGGAACTACGCTGATTTAGTAGAATATGCCGAAGGTGATATTGCAAAAGTATTTGGCCCAGATTACGCCGTGATTGATAACTACTCTCGCCGCGTACGTCTTCCGACAACTGATTACTTATTGGTATCTCGTGTCACTAAGTTAGATGCAACGATGAACCAATATAAGCCTTGTAGCATGACCACCGAGTATGACATCCCTGAAGATGCACCTTACTTAGTCGATGGCCAAATCCCATGGGCGGTGGCCGTTGAATCAGGTCAATGCGATTTAATGCTTATCAGTTATTTAGGCATTGATTTTGAAAACAAAGGTGAGCGTGTTTACCGTTTACTTGATTGTACGCTTACTTTCTTAGGCGATTTACCTCGTGGCGGCGACACATTACGTTACGACATTAAAATCAACAACTTCGCTAAAAATGGCGAGACATTATTATTCTTCTTCTCTTACGAATGTTTCGTCGGCGATAAGATGGTATTAAAAATGGATGGCGGCTGCGCTGGCTTCTTTACCGATCAAGAGTTAGATGACGGTAAAGGGGTTATTTACACCGAAGATGAAATTAAAACTCGTGAAGCGGCGTTAAATACACCGAACAAACCGCGTTTTGAACCACTATTGCATTGTGCTCAGACCCAGTTTGACTATGGTCAAATTCATCACTTACTCAATGGTGATATCGGCAGTTGTTTTACTGGCGAGCACCATAACCACCAGCAAGCATCAGGTAAGCAAGACTCATTATGTTTTGCCTCTGAAAAATTCTTGATGATTGAGCAAGTAGGCAATTTAGATGTCCATGGCGGCGCTTGGGGCTTAGGCTTTATTGAAGGTCATAAACAATTAGCACCTGATCATTGGTACTTCCCTTGTCACTTCCAAGGTGACCAAGTGATGGCAGGTTCATTAATGGCTGAAGGTTGTGGCCAATTATTGCAGTTCTTTATGCTGCACATTGGTATGCACAGCTTGGTTGAAAATGGTCGCTTCCAGCCTTTAGAGAATGCTTCACAAAAAGTACGTTGTCGTGGCCAAGTCTTGCCACAACATGGTGAGCTGACTTACCGCATGGAAGTTACTGAAATTGGTACTCACCCTCGCCCATATGCTAAAGCTAATATTGAAATATTGCTCAATGGTAAAGCGGTCGTAGACTTCCAAAACCTCGGGGTGATGATTAAAGAAGAAAGTGAATGTACCCGTTACACTGCCGACTCTTCTGAAACACATACAACCTCAGGCACAGTCCAAAAGAACAATAGCCACAACACGCCTGCATCATTAAATGCACCGTTAATGGCTCAATTACCAGACTTAAACGCACCAACCAATAAAGGTGTTATCCCACTGCAACATGTTGAAGCACCTGTTTTACCTGATTATCCAAATCGTACTCCTGATACGCTTCCATTCACTGCGTACCATATGTTTGAGTTTGCAACTGGTGACATTGAAAACTGTTTTGGCCCAGACTTTAGTATTTACCGTGGTTTTATCCCGCCGCGTACGCCATGTGGTGACCTGCAGCTAACAACCCGTGTTGTTGATATTCAAGGCAAACGTGGCGAACTTAAAAAAACGTCATCGTGTATCGCTGAATATGAAGTACCAACAGATGCGTGGTATTTTGCTAAAAACAGCCACGCTTCAGTTATGCCTTACTCGGTATTAATGGAAATATCACTGCAACCCAACGGATTTATCTCAGGTTACATGGGCACAACCCTTGGCTTCCCAGGGCAAGAGCTATTCTTCCGTAACCTTGATGGTAGCGGTGAATTATTGCGTGACGTTGATTTACGCGGCAAAACCATTGTCAATGATTCTAAGCTGTTATCTACCGTTATTGCCGGAAGTAACATCATCCAAAGCTTTAGCTTTGACTTAAGTGTCGATGGCGAACCTTTCTACACAGGTAGCGCAGTATTTGGTTACTTCAAAGGCGATGCACTTAAAAACCAATTGGGTATTGATAATGGCCGGATCACTCAGCCTTGGCACATTGATAATAACGTCCCTGCTGATATCACAGTGGATTTACTGGATAAGCAATCACGTGTATTCCATGCACCGGCCAATCAACCACATTATCGTTTAGCTGGCGGTCAGCTTAACTTTATCGACAGGGCTGAAATTGTTGATAAAGGTGGTAAAAATGGCTTAGGTTACTTGTCGGCCTCACGCACGATTGATCCAAGTGATTGGTTCTTCCAATTCCACTTCCATCAAGACCCTGTAATGCCAGGTTCATTAGGCGTTGAAGCTATTATCGAGTTAATGCAAACTTACGCCATCAGTAAAGACTTAGGCAAAGGCTTCACTAATCCTAAATTTGGCCAGATTTTATCTGATATCAAATGGAAGTACCGTGGCCAAATTAACCCATTGAATAAGCAAATGTCGTTAGATGTGCACATCAGTGCAGTCAAAGATGAAAACGGCAAACGCATCATCGTAGGTGACGCAAACCTGAGTAAAGACGGGTTACGCATTTACGAAGTAAAAGATATCGCTATCTGTATCGAAGAGGCATAA